Proteins encoded within one genomic window of Halomarina litorea:
- a CDS encoding PH domain-containing protein: protein MTEGSPDWVPCAASEEVRWYGQIAWRALTVKLIGGIGALVVGWLTYMGAFELGTFGNIFLNHLPDSLADAPVVYSFGWLSALPLGLVPLGGLYICWSLYRGFTTKYAITTQRLVVQQYPTSNTETLSLDSIEAIDCRRTVVGRLLGYGDLRFTTTSDTTRQPVFSGLNDIEQARSTLSELDDDASPLQLQREYLRVTPAHDDLQADDVLQHIGGLRNVEAEPVQQGLTRFLPIESSSPPTFEFLIVTEGADAPVEFYYSATERLSVLEQHLETAYPEAFDIERVRADLETKLVPPTEYTPEQFQTALERGDVQCTPHDPSSLRETRSSPSMNTQRADGGTRIEGVPDERTQPPLPQYDSEDSSSDGNGTHQPSAIETPQATTAEILARPSLESDDVTLKGIEWHGEGDWMTPLAQFESYPSQTGSDERAKAPLTPLVDQLAEAEQPTVFQSVFQRRSDWSQKAYNRKHDIRHGRDGLAETVLDALSKMLWGYEDYEDQTVPHDEQHVAAIDEKEPRHTFVANLRLLTVAETPQDEASTDRRLETLSTVFDHLDGHYYGLDGQRLTSNGFRQSTKQDHVRQTLRRLLNRDVVTERRWKLPWQTSPELVCNPSEIANFITVPDAESLSTEGARTTGAEETSRNPLPRPSDETLEEFASGVALGRAIGETGEPTELVSLPPRLLTKHVGRWGSSGAGKSTAMINDALSAHASVPGPVVLFDRKGDGMCQEYLRSHFSRFGAFDDVYSFDIPERLPALSVIDIRPALATGRDRELAVQDTVEHFHEVLRLVMGREQYERAYVAIDIIGYLIQALLDEEYGADAIGLDALFEAALDMQHNQELPTISDGRRDIEASLRRHFAKNDHQFHQTMDAVANRLDKLKNDPYLYRLFNYVPEWDDATETYAEPCFDFRAFLDQNAVLLFDLGALRPRAQNALIMVFLSTLWDAIQTRRQEATAEYETITNLIIDEAAPIAATDLMAEQLLPESRSFGLSVELAMQYPRQVAHTNPTAYEELLTNVHTKIFGKISADDRVIQSLAHDALEPEAIRNRLNRLPPGETLADLPSPTFGETGPAPFSLAPLPLPEGHPESENPLTDEQVSKFEALHTAMCERTAEQFTPSRSEDTIGQSASSIHGRDATAPSEPGTTNDLGTLMASSIRAVQLREDLRDTNDWVPASTVDSDLRSRLTTTEHDQPTQETLGELRAQSEFIDVSLDADHETVIVRLTDAGERAAVPDTGSVRASGGEAHDDALNAIERALIGLNFTVDILEQDGSEQPDGVATHPTLDAPLAIEAETTTPDRPVKVLTNLKRAHEARHIPLFVVETDDTETYWANRVTGILHPPVKEVQGERRLYTYDDPITYGGGAAAANGVTAVRPTAGAEDSRQTIWCVDEDGYVLSDSSGTEHAQVSAIDDAPRAVFPALYTYDSETETFVVYDRGETQTYPTKDAFEAEWVTVKRPFVPESALSSSAVEQTTYAIAIVHTDGEVVIYSAGDIHPVSALIDGTIDLHSPSKSSADPSEAGEREQSASSGSVTQRDDQRDASSVGRSAAPSSEMDTQTHLEHFITTRLRLDSDSVVPKDDCYRAYATNARAHDVEPLSKSWFGRRLGEHLDIETRRVRREGELIRCYTGIRLTDGDESLEGEIS, encoded by the coding sequence ATGACCGAAGGTTCCCCAGATTGGGTACCGTGTGCTGCTTCAGAGGAGGTTCGCTGGTACGGTCAGATTGCATGGCGAGCACTCACAGTCAAACTAATCGGGGGAATCGGAGCTCTCGTCGTCGGCTGGTTGACGTACATGGGTGCGTTCGAGTTGGGCACGTTCGGTAACATCTTCTTAAACCACCTCCCAGATTCGCTTGCGGATGCACCAGTTGTTTACTCGTTTGGATGGCTCTCGGCACTTCCACTCGGGTTGGTTCCGCTTGGGGGCCTCTACATCTGCTGGAGTCTCTATCGTGGGTTCACTACGAAATACGCGATTACGACCCAGCGGCTTGTCGTTCAGCAGTACCCGACATCGAATACCGAAACGCTGTCCTTAGATTCTATAGAGGCAATCGACTGCCGGCGAACGGTGGTCGGTCGGCTCCTGGGCTATGGTGACCTCAGGTTTACAACGACAAGCGACACGACGCGTCAGCCCGTGTTCAGCGGTCTCAACGATATCGAACAGGCACGGTCCACGCTTTCCGAATTGGATGACGATGCATCGCCGCTCCAGCTACAGCGAGAGTATCTTCGAGTAACGCCTGCCCACGACGATCTGCAGGCCGACGACGTTCTCCAGCATATTGGTGGACTGAGAAACGTCGAGGCAGAGCCTGTACAACAAGGACTTACCCGATTCTTGCCGATCGAATCTTCCTCACCACCGACGTTCGAGTTCCTCATAGTTACTGAAGGTGCCGACGCACCAGTCGAGTTCTACTACTCCGCGACTGAGCGACTGAGTGTTCTTGAACAGCATTTGGAGACTGCCTATCCCGAAGCCTTCGATATTGAACGAGTCCGAGCCGATCTTGAGACGAAGCTCGTCCCACCAACCGAATATACACCGGAGCAGTTCCAGACCGCACTTGAGCGTGGAGATGTCCAGTGTACACCTCATGACCCTTCCTCTCTCCGAGAAACTCGCTCGTCTCCCTCTATGAACACTCAGCGGGCAGATGGTGGAACACGTATTGAGGGAGTACCTGACGAACGTACACAGCCGCCACTACCGCAGTACGACAGCGAGGACAGTAGCAGCGATGGTAACGGTACTCACCAGCCCTCGGCTATCGAGACGCCACAGGCAACGACTGCAGAAATCCTCGCACGACCGAGCCTTGAGAGCGACGATGTGACCCTGAAAGGCATCGAATGGCACGGAGAGGGCGACTGGATGACACCACTCGCACAATTCGAGAGCTACCCCTCTCAGACAGGCTCCGACGAGCGTGCAAAGGCCCCACTGACACCCCTCGTCGACCAGCTCGCCGAGGCTGAACAGCCAACTGTATTTCAATCGGTGTTTCAGCGACGGTCTGACTGGAGTCAGAAGGCCTACAACCGGAAACATGATATTCGCCATGGTCGGGATGGATTAGCGGAGACTGTACTCGATGCCCTCTCGAAGATGCTCTGGGGGTACGAGGACTACGAAGACCAGACGGTCCCCCACGATGAGCAGCATGTGGCCGCTATCGACGAGAAAGAACCACGCCACACGTTTGTAGCGAACCTCCGACTACTCACAGTCGCCGAGACGCCACAGGACGAAGCATCGACTGATCGGCGACTCGAGACGCTCAGTACCGTCTTCGATCATCTCGACGGACACTACTACGGTCTCGATGGCCAGCGGCTCACATCGAACGGGTTCCGACAGTCGACCAAACAGGATCACGTTCGCCAAACGTTGCGCCGACTGCTCAATCGCGACGTTGTCACAGAACGTCGCTGGAAACTCCCATGGCAGACATCGCCTGAGCTAGTCTGCAACCCCAGTGAAATTGCGAATTTCATCACCGTTCCCGACGCCGAGTCGCTTTCGACAGAAGGCGCTCGAACGACTGGGGCAGAAGAGACGAGTCGTAACCCACTCCCACGGCCGAGCGACGAGACACTCGAGGAATTCGCGTCTGGTGTGGCCCTTGGACGAGCAATCGGAGAGACCGGCGAGCCAACCGAGCTTGTAAGTCTGCCGCCGCGACTTCTCACGAAACACGTCGGTCGCTGGGGGTCGTCTGGGGCCGGGAAATCAACGGCGATGATTAATGACGCGCTCTCAGCGCATGCGAGTGTTCCGGGACCAGTCGTCCTCTTTGATCGGAAGGGCGACGGGATGTGCCAGGAGTATCTTCGTTCGCATTTCTCCCGGTTCGGTGCATTCGACGACGTCTATTCGTTCGATATCCCCGAGCGACTCCCAGCACTCTCTGTTATCGATATCCGGCCTGCACTAGCGACTGGACGCGATCGTGAACTCGCGGTCCAAGATACTGTCGAGCACTTCCATGAGGTACTGCGGCTCGTCATGGGTCGTGAACAGTACGAACGGGCCTACGTCGCTATCGACATCATCGGGTATCTGATTCAGGCGTTGCTCGACGAGGAGTACGGTGCTGACGCGATCGGTCTTGATGCCTTGTTTGAGGCCGCGTTGGACATGCAGCACAATCAAGAGCTCCCGACGATCTCCGATGGTCGGCGTGACATCGAAGCCTCGCTGCGACGGCACTTCGCCAAGAATGACCACCAATTCCATCAGACGATGGATGCAGTTGCCAACCGGCTGGATAAGCTCAAGAACGACCCCTATCTCTATCGACTGTTCAATTATGTCCCCGAGTGGGACGACGCCACCGAGACGTATGCCGAACCGTGCTTCGATTTCCGAGCGTTCCTCGATCAAAATGCAGTGCTTCTCTTCGATCTCGGCGCACTCCGACCACGGGCCCAGAATGCACTCATCATGGTGTTTCTCTCGACACTCTGGGATGCGATTCAGACACGCCGACAAGAAGCGACAGCTGAGTACGAAACGATTACCAACCTGATCATCGACGAAGCTGCCCCCATTGCTGCAACTGACCTCATGGCGGAACAGCTACTCCCCGAATCGCGCTCCTTCGGACTCAGTGTCGAACTCGCTATGCAGTATCCCCGACAGGTCGCGCATACCAATCCGACGGCGTACGAGGAGCTACTGACAAATGTCCATACGAAGATTTTCGGGAAGATATCGGCCGACGACCGTGTCATCCAGTCACTCGCTCATGATGCGCTCGAACCCGAGGCCATCCGAAATCGACTAAATCGACTCCCCCCTGGTGAGACACTCGCTGATTTACCGAGTCCTACGTTTGGCGAAACGGGGCCCGCCCCATTCAGTCTCGCGCCGCTTCCACTCCCAGAAGGCCATCCAGAGAGTGAAAATCCGCTGACCGATGAGCAGGTCTCCAAGTTCGAAGCGCTCCATACAGCGATGTGCGAGCGAACCGCCGAGCAGTTCACTCCGTCTAGGAGTGAAGATACCATCGGCCAGAGTGCTTCGTCAATTCACGGGAGGGATGCAACCGCACCCAGCGAGCCAGGAACGACGAATGATCTTGGCACTCTCATGGCCAGTTCGATTCGTGCAGTCCAGCTTCGAGAGGACCTACGCGACACAAACGACTGGGTCCCTGCCTCGACAGTCGACAGTGATCTCCGATCTCGACTCACAACGACTGAGCACGACCAGCCCACACAGGAGACCCTCGGCGAACTCCGAGCGCAGTCAGAATTCATCGACGTCTCACTTGATGCCGACCACGAGACAGTAATCGTCAGGCTCACCGATGCTGGTGAACGCGCTGCCGTACCTGATACGGGGTCGGTGCGGGCGTCCGGGGGCGAAGCCCATGACGATGCACTCAATGCTATTGAACGGGCCCTGATTGGCCTCAATTTCACAGTCGATATCCTCGAACAGGACGGAAGCGAACAACCGGATGGTGTGGCTACCCACCCGACACTCGATGCTCCGCTCGCGATCGAGGCGGAGACGACGACACCAGACCGGCCAGTGAAAGTTCTCACCAATCTCAAGCGTGCTCACGAAGCAAGACACATCCCGCTATTCGTCGTGGAGACAGACGACACAGAGACGTACTGGGCGAACCGTGTCACTGGAATCCTTCACCCACCGGTCAAGGAGGTACAGGGGGAGAGGCGATTGTACACGTACGACGACCCAATCACATACGGTGGTGGCGCCGCAGCGGCCAACGGCGTGACCGCTGTCCGCCCGACTGCTGGAGCTGAAGACTCCCGGCAGACCATCTGGTGCGTTGATGAAGACGGATACGTTCTTTCCGATAGCTCGGGGACCGAGCACGCTCAAGTGTCAGCTATCGATGACGCGCCACGAGCCGTGTTTCCGGCACTCTACACGTATGATAGCGAAACTGAGACGTTCGTCGTTTACGACCGCGGTGAGACTCAAACGTATCCGACCAAGGACGCGTTCGAAGCTGAGTGGGTGACCGTCAAACGCCCGTTCGTCCCCGAGTCTGCACTCTCCTCGTCAGCTGTCGAGCAGACGACCTATGCCATCGCTATCGTTCACACAGATGGTGAAGTTGTTATCTATTCTGCAGGCGATATTCATCCAGTCTCGGCACTCATTGACGGGACGATCGACCTGCACTCACCGTCGAAATCGAGCGCAGATCCGAGCGAGGCAGGAGAACGGGAACAAAGCGCTAGCTCTGGGTCGGTAACACAACGTGATGATCAGCGTGATGCTTCGTCAGTCGGCCGCTCAGCCGCCCCATCGAGCGAAATGGATACCCAAACCCATCTCGAGCACTTCATCACAACTCGCCTCAGGCTGGATTCGGACTCTGTCGTTCCCAAGGACGACTGTTATCGTGCATACGCTACGAACGCGAGAGCCCACGATGTCGAGCCACTCTCGAAGAGCTGGTTCGGTCGGCGCCTCGGTGAACATCTCGATATCGAGACGCGCCGTGTTCGACGTGAGGGTGAGTTGATTCGCTGCTACACCGGTATCCGACTCACCGATGGAGATGAGTCGCTGGAGGGTGAGATATCGTGA